The following are encoded in a window of Pseudomonas sp. St316 genomic DNA:
- a CDS encoding cytochrome c oxidase subunit 3: MATHEHYYVPAQSKWPIIATVGMFVTVYGLATWFNDLKAARPESHGPLIFFVGGLLVAYMLFGWFGAVIKESRAGLYSPQLDRSFRWGMSWFIFSEVMFFIAFFGALFYVRHISAPALAGEGAKGLAHMLWPNFQYAWPLLNNPDPKLFPAPKEVISPWGLPLLNTVLLVSSSVTVTIAHHALKKGHRGALKLWLAITVLLGCAFLSFQAEEYIHAYKELGLTLGSGVYGATFFMLTGFHGAHVTIGTIILFVMLMRIMRGHFDNEHQFGFEAASWYWHFVDVVWIGLFIFVYVL, translated from the coding sequence ATGGCAACTCATGAACACTATTACGTTCCGGCCCAAAGCAAATGGCCGATCATCGCCACGGTCGGGATGTTCGTCACGGTGTATGGCCTGGCGACCTGGTTCAACGACCTGAAGGCCGCGCGACCGGAATCCCATGGCCCGCTGATCTTCTTCGTCGGCGGCCTGCTGGTGGCCTACATGCTGTTCGGCTGGTTCGGCGCGGTGATCAAGGAAAGCCGCGCCGGGCTGTACAGCCCGCAGCTCGACCGCTCGTTCCGCTGGGGCATGAGCTGGTTCATCTTTTCCGAAGTGATGTTCTTCATCGCCTTCTTCGGCGCGCTGTTTTATGTGCGGCACATCTCGGCGCCGGCCCTGGCGGGTGAAGGCGCCAAAGGCCTGGCCCACATGCTCTGGCCGAACTTCCAGTACGCCTGGCCCTTGCTGAACAACCCCGACCCGAAACTCTTCCCAGCGCCCAAGGAGGTCATCAGCCCCTGGGGCTTGCCACTGCTCAACACCGTGCTGCTGGTCAGTTCCAGCGTCACCGTCACCATCGCCCACCACGCCCTGAAAAAAGGCCATCGCGGTGCCTTGAAACTCTGGCTGGCGATCACCGTGCTGCTGGGCTGCGCCTTCCTGAGCTTCCAGGCCGAGGAATACATCCACGCCTACAAGGAACTGGGCCTGACCCTGGGCTCCGGCGTCTACGGCGCGACCTTCTTCATGCTCACCGGTTTCCACGGCGCCCACGTCACCATCGGCACGATCATCCTGTTCGTCATGCTGATGCGGATCATGCGCGGGCACTTCGACAACGAGCACCAGTTCGGCTTCGAGGCGGCGAGTTGGTATTGGCACTTCGTCGACGTGGTGTGGATCGGCTTGTTCATCTTCGTCTACGTGCTCTGA
- a CDS encoding cytochrome c oxidase assembly protein, which yields MADSISLKKLVTRLLIVVVAMFIFGFALVPIYDVMCKAFGINGKTAGQYEGEQVVDESRQVRVQFVSTNSVDMPWDFYPKGEQLVVRPGAVNEMVFVAHNPTNRPMSAQAVPSIAPSTAAAYFHKTECFCFTQQVLQPGERIEMPMRFIVDRDMPKEVKHLTLSYTLFDITARHPPVALNTDR from the coding sequence ATGGCTGACTCGATTTCGCTGAAGAAACTGGTCACCCGCCTGCTGATCGTGGTGGTGGCGATGTTCATCTTCGGTTTTGCCCTGGTGCCGATCTACGACGTGATGTGCAAGGCGTTCGGCATCAACGGCAAGACCGCCGGGCAGTACGAAGGCGAGCAAGTGGTCGATGAGTCGCGGCAGGTGCGCGTGCAGTTCGTGTCGACCAATTCGGTGGACATGCCCTGGGACTTCTACCCCAAGGGCGAACAACTGGTGGTGCGACCGGGCGCGGTGAACGAGATGGTCTTCGTCGCCCACAACCCCACCAACCGGCCCATGAGTGCCCAGGCCGTGCCGAGCATCGCGCCGAGCACTGCGGCGGCGTATTTCCACAAGACCGAATGTTTCTGTTTTACCCAGCAAGTGCTGCAACCCGGCGAACGCATCGAAATGCCCATGCGCTTCATCGTCGACCGGGACATGCCCAAGGAAGTGAAGCACCTGACGCTGTCCTACACGCTGTTCGATATCACCGCTCGTCATCCACCGGTGGCTCTAAACACTGACCGATAG
- the ctaD gene encoding cytochrome c oxidase subunit I, whose protein sequence is MSAVIDDHGHAGADHAHGPAKGLMRWVLTTNHKDIGTLYLWFAFSMFLLGGSFAMVIRAELFQPGLQIVEPAFFNQMTTMHGLVMVFGAVMPAFVGLANWMIPLMIGAPDMALPRMNNFSFWLLPAAFLLLVSTLFTAGGGPNFGWTFYAPLSTTYAPESVTFFIFAIHLMGISSIMGAINVIATILNLRAPGMTLMKMPLFVWTWLITAFLLIAVMPVLAGCVTMMLMDIHFGTSFFSAAGGGDPVLFQHVFWFFGHPEVYIMILPAFGAVSSIIPAFSRKPLFGYTSMVYATAAIAFLSFIVWAHHMFVVGIPLVGELFFMYATLLIAVPTGVKVFNWASTMWQGSLTFETPMLFAVAFVILFSIGGFSGLMLAIAPADFQYQDTYFVVAHFHYVLVPGAIFGIFASAYYWLPKWTGHMYDETLGKLHFWLSFIGMNMAFFPMHFVGLAGMPRRIPDYNLQFADFNMVSSIGAFMFGTTQIFFLFIVIKTIRGGPPAPAKPWDGAEGLEWSVPSPAPYHTFTTPPEVK, encoded by the coding sequence ATGAGTGCTGTGATCGATGACCACGGTCATGCCGGCGCCGACCACGCCCACGGCCCCGCCAAGGGCCTGATGCGCTGGGTACTGACCACCAACCACAAGGATATCGGCACGCTGTACCTGTGGTTCGCGTTCTCCATGTTCCTGCTCGGCGGCTCGTTCGCCATGGTGATCCGCGCCGAGCTGTTCCAGCCCGGCCTGCAGATCGTGGAGCCGGCGTTCTTCAACCAGATGACCACCATGCATGGCCTGGTGATGGTCTTCGGTGCGGTGATGCCGGCCTTCGTCGGCCTCGCCAACTGGATGATCCCGCTGATGATCGGCGCGCCGGACATGGCCCTGCCGCGCATGAACAACTTCAGCTTCTGGCTGTTGCCGGCGGCGTTCCTGCTACTGGTCTCGACCTTGTTCACCGCCGGGGGCGGGCCGAATTTCGGCTGGACCTTCTATGCGCCGCTGTCCACCACCTATGCGCCGGAAAGCGTGACGTTCTTCATCTTTGCCATCCACCTGATGGGCATCAGCTCGATCATGGGCGCGATCAACGTGATCGCCACCATCCTCAACCTGCGCGCCCCCGGCATGACCCTGATGAAAATGCCGCTGTTCGTCTGGACCTGGCTGATCACCGCGTTCCTGCTGATCGCGGTGATGCCGGTGCTGGCCGGCTGCGTGACGATGATGCTGATGGACATCCACTTCGGCACCAGCTTCTTCAGTGCCGCCGGCGGCGGTGACCCGGTGCTGTTCCAGCATGTGTTCTGGTTCTTCGGCCACCCCGAGGTGTACATCATGATCCTGCCGGCCTTCGGCGCCGTCAGCTCGATCATCCCGGCCTTCTCGCGCAAGCCGTTGTTCGGCTACACCTCGATGGTCTACGCCACGGCCGCCATTGCGTTCCTGTCGTTCATCGTCTGGGCGCACCACATGTTCGTGGTCGGCATCCCGCTGGTGGGCGAGCTGTTCTTCATGTACGCGACCCTGCTGATCGCCGTGCCCACCGGGGTGAAGGTGTTCAACTGGGCCAGCACCATGTGGCAAGGCTCGCTGACCTTCGAAACGCCGATGCTGTTTGCCGTGGCGTTCGTGATCCTGTTCTCCATCGGTGGTTTCTCCGGGTTGATGCTGGCCATCGCCCCGGCGGACTTCCAGTACCAGGACACCTACTTCGTGGTCGCACACTTCCACTATGTGCTGGTGCCCGGCGCGATCTTCGGGATCTTCGCCTCGGCCTACTACTGGCTGCCGAAATGGACCGGCCACATGTACGACGAAACCCTCGGAAAGCTGCACTTCTGGCTGTCGTTCATCGGGATGAACATGGCGTTCTTCCCGATGCACTTCGTCGGCCTGGCGGGCATGCCCCGGCGTATCCCCGACTACAACCTGCAGTTCGCCGACTTCAACATGGTCTCGTCCATCGGCGCGTTCATGTTCGGCACCACGCAGATCTTCTTCCTGTTCATCGTGATCAAGACCATCCGTGGCGGCCCGCCCGCACCGGCCAAGCCGTGGGATGGGGCTGAAGGGCTGGAGTGGAGCGTGCCGTCGCCGGCGCCTTATCACACCTTCACGACGCCGCCGGAAGTGAAATAG
- the coxB gene encoding cytochrome c oxidase subunit II — translation MTRHPHVWMGLLLWSIFSQAQAAWTVNMAPGATQISHAVFDLHMTIFWICVVIGIIVFGAMFWSMMMHRRSTGQNAAHFHENTRVEILWTIVPFVILVAMAIPATATLIKMYDSSESDIDIQITGYQWKWHYKYLGQDVEFFSNLTTPAEQIHNQSAKGEHYLLEVDKPLVLPVDAKVRFLVTSADVIHSWWVPAFAVKRDAIPGFVNEAWTRVDKPGIYRGQCAELCGKDHGFMPIVVEVKSKPDYEKWLGERKAEAAQLKELTSKEWTLDELKERGDKIYHTTCVACHQAEGQGLPPMFPALKGSKIATGPKADHLSLVFHGKPGTAMAAFGKQLSEVDIAAVVTYERNAWGNNKGDMVTPKEVLELKQAESK, via the coding sequence ATGACGCGACATCCACACGTATGGATGGGCCTCCTGTTGTGGTCGATTTTCAGCCAGGCACAAGCGGCCTGGACTGTGAATATGGCGCCTGGAGCGACACAGATCAGCCACGCAGTGTTCGACCTGCACATGACCATCTTCTGGATCTGTGTAGTCATCGGCATCATCGTCTTCGGCGCCATGTTCTGGTCGATGATGATGCACCGCCGCTCAACCGGCCAGAATGCGGCCCACTTCCACGAAAACACCCGCGTCGAGATCCTCTGGACGATCGTGCCTTTCGTGATCCTGGTCGCCATGGCGATTCCTGCCACCGCCACGCTGATCAAGATGTACGACTCCAGCGAGTCGGACATCGATATCCAGATCACCGGCTATCAATGGAAGTGGCACTACAAGTACCTGGGCCAGGACGTCGAGTTCTTCAGCAACCTGACGACCCCCGCCGAACAAATCCATAACCAGAGCGCCAAGGGCGAGCACTACCTGCTGGAGGTCGACAAGCCGCTGGTGCTGCCGGTCGATGCCAAGGTGCGCTTTCTGGTGACCTCCGCCGACGTCATCCACTCCTGGTGGGTGCCGGCCTTCGCGGTCAAGCGCGATGCGATTCCCGGGTTCGTCAACGAAGCCTGGACCCGCGTCGACAAGCCCGGCATCTATCGCGGCCAATGCGCCGAGCTGTGCGGCAAGGACCACGGGTTCATGCCCATCGTGGTCGAGGTCAAGAGCAAGCCCGACTACGAGAAATGGCTGGGCGAACGCAAGGCCGAAGCCGCGCAGCTCAAGGAGCTGACCAGCAAGGAATGGACCCTGGACGAACTCAAGGAACGTGGCGACAAGATCTACCACACCACCTGCGTGGCCTGTCACCAGGCCGAGGGCCAGGGCCTGCCACCGATGTTCCCGGCCCTCAAGGGTTCGAAGATCGCCACCGGGCCCAAGGCCGATCACTTGAGCCTGGTCTTCCATGGCAAGCCCGGCACCGCCATGGCCGCGTTCGGCAAGCAATTGTCGGAAGTCGATATCGCCGCCGTCGTGACCTATGAACGCAACGCCTGGGGCAACAACAAGGGCGACATGGTCACGCCTAAAGAAGTGCTGGAACTCAAACAGGCAGAAAGCAAATGA
- a CDS encoding acyl-CoA thioesterase: MEPGNAQLSMTVLMTPDMANFSGNVHGGTLLKYLDEVAYACASRYAGRYVVTLSVDQVIFREPIHVGELVTFLASVNYTGNTSMEVGIKVVTENIRERSVRHTNSCFFTMVAVDDLRKPTAVPPLQPQNSEAKRRYEQAQQRRQIRQELERRYQEIKADGP, from the coding sequence ATGGAACCCGGAAACGCCCAGCTGTCGATGACGGTGTTGATGACCCCCGATATGGCCAACTTCTCTGGCAATGTCCATGGCGGCACCTTGCTCAAATACCTCGACGAAGTCGCCTACGCCTGCGCCAGCCGTTACGCCGGGCGCTACGTGGTGACCTTGTCGGTTGACCAGGTGATCTTTCGTGAGCCGATTCATGTCGGCGAGTTGGTGACCTTCCTCGCATCGGTGAACTACACCGGCAACACGTCGATGGAAGTGGGCATCAAAGTCGTGACCGAAAATATTCGCGAACGCTCGGTGCGCCACACCAACAGTTGCTTCTTCACCATGGTTGCGGTGGATGACCTACGTAAACCCACAGCCGTGCCGCCCTTGCAGCCGCAAAACAGCGAAGCAAAACGCCGCTACGAACAAGCCCAGCAACGTCGGCAGATTCGCCAGGAACTGGAGCGACGCTACCAGGAGATCAAGGCGGACGGGCCTTAA
- a CDS encoding cation:proton antiporter, whose protein sequence is MHAISFIQDLAFIMMAAGLVTVLFHRFKQPVVLGYIVAGFIIGPHTPPFGFIHDEDTIKTLAELGVIFLMFCLGLEFSLRKLFKVGATAFIAAFLEIVLMIWIGYEIGRWFEWSTMDSLFLGAILAISSTTIIVKALNDLKMKNERFAQLIFGVLIVEDILGIGIIALLSSIAVSGTVSPGEVFSTVGKLSLFMIVALVIGIVLVPRVLAYVAKFDSNEMLLITVLGLCFGFCLLVVKLEYSMVLGAFLIGAIMAESRQLLKIERLVEPVRDLFSAIFFVAIGLMLDPAILLQYAWPIAVITGAVVLGKMLSCGLGAFIAGNDGRTSLRVGMGLSQIGEFSFIIAALGMTLQVTSDFLYPVAVAVSVLTTLLTPYLIRAADPLSVKLATVMPQRLTRVLGMYGEWLRSIQPHGEGVMVASMIRRILLQVGVNLALVIAIFVSGGYFAERMSAYLQAWISDPSWQKALVWGGALLLSLPFLIAAYRKLKALSMLLAEMGVKPQMAGRHTQRVRRVIAEVIPILSLLVIFLLLAALSASILPTNKLLILIAVVATAVVALLWRWFIRLHTRMQVALLETLDNHDESSGH, encoded by the coding sequence ATGCATGCCATCAGTTTCATTCAAGACTTGGCGTTCATCATGATGGCGGCGGGGCTGGTAACCGTACTCTTTCATCGTTTCAAGCAACCGGTGGTATTGGGCTACATTGTGGCCGGCTTCATCATTGGCCCGCATACGCCGCCGTTCGGTTTTATCCACGACGAAGACACGATCAAGACCCTGGCCGAGCTTGGGGTGATCTTCCTGATGTTTTGCCTGGGCCTGGAGTTCAGCCTGCGCAAACTGTTCAAGGTCGGGGCCACGGCGTTCATCGCGGCGTTTCTCGAAATCGTGCTGATGATCTGGATCGGTTATGAAATCGGCCGCTGGTTCGAGTGGAGCACCATGGACTCGCTGTTCCTCGGCGCGATCCTGGCCATTTCCTCCACCACCATCATCGTCAAGGCCCTCAACGACCTGAAGATGAAGAACGAGCGTTTCGCGCAGCTGATTTTTGGGGTGTTGATCGTCGAGGACATCCTCGGTATTGGCATCATCGCCTTGCTGTCGAGCATTGCCGTCAGCGGCACCGTGAGCCCCGGCGAGGTGTTTTCCACGGTCGGCAAGTTGTCGTTGTTCATGATCGTCGCGTTGGTCATCGGTATTGTGCTGGTGCCGAGGGTGCTGGCCTACGTGGCGAAGTTCGACAGCAACGAAATGCTGCTGATTACCGTACTGGGCCTGTGCTTCGGCTTCTGTCTGCTGGTGGTGAAGCTGGAATACAGCATGGTGTTGGGGGCGTTTCTGATCGGTGCGATCATGGCCGAGTCCCGGCAACTGCTGAAAATCGAGCGGCTGGTGGAGCCGGTGCGTGATCTGTTCAGCGCGATTTTCTTCGTCGCCATCGGGCTGATGCTCGATCCGGCGATATTGCTGCAGTACGCCTGGCCGATTGCGGTGATCACGGGCGCAGTGGTACTCGGCAAGATGTTGTCCTGCGGCCTCGGTGCCTTTATTGCCGGCAACGACGGACGCACCTCGCTGCGCGTTGGGATGGGCCTTTCGCAGATCGGCGAATTCTCCTTCATCATCGCAGCATTGGGGATGACCCTGCAGGTCACCAGTGATTTCCTCTATCCGGTCGCGGTCGCCGTCTCGGTGTTGACCACACTGCTCACGCCCTACCTGATTCGAGCCGCCGACCCGCTGTCCGTCAAGTTGGCGACGGTCATGCCGCAACGGCTGACGCGCGTACTGGGGATGTATGGCGAATGGCTGCGCAGCATCCAGCCTCATGGCGAAGGGGTGATGGTGGCGTCGATGATCAGGCGGATCTTGCTGCAGGTCGGGGTCAACCTGGCGCTGGTGATTGCGATTTTTGTCTCGGGTGGTTATTTCGCCGAGCGCATGTCGGCTTACCTGCAAGCGTGGATCAGCGACCCGAGCTGGCAGAAAGCATTGGTCTGGGGTGGGGCGTTGCTGCTGTCGCTACCGTTCCTGATCGCCGCCTATCGCAAGCTCAAGGCGCTGTCGATGCTGCTGGCGGAGATGGGCGTGAAGCCGCAGATGGCTGGCCGCCACACCCAGCGTGTGCGTCGGGTGATCGCCGAAGTGATCCCGATTCTCTCGTTGCTGGTGATTTTCCTGCTATTGGCAGCCTTGTCGGCCAGCATTCTGCCGACCAACAAGTTGCTCATACTGATCGCCGTGGTGGCGACTGCCGTGGTGGCATTGCTCTGGCGCTGGTTCATCCGCCTGCATACGCGGATGCAGGTGGCCTTGCTTGAAACCCTGGACAATCACGATGAATCGTCCGGGCATTGA
- a CDS encoding SMI1/KNR4 family protein gives MEEIIEQLREANEPVPVPLELPDEDLLVEIEEQLFIDIPFVFREFLLTVSDVVYGSLEPVTVTDPQSHTYLPDVAANAWDAGVDRSLIPICQDGDDYYCVEEDGTVVLWQAEEELIAEETWESVWHWARDVWLES, from the coding sequence GTGGAAGAAATCATCGAACAATTGCGTGAAGCCAACGAGCCCGTACCGGTCCCGCTGGAGTTGCCCGACGAAGACTTGCTGGTAGAGATCGAAGAGCAGCTGTTCATCGATATCCCATTCGTCTTCAGGGAGTTTTTGCTGACCGTCAGCGATGTCGTCTATGGCAGCCTGGAACCGGTGACCGTCACCGATCCACAATCCCACACCTACCTGCCGGATGTGGCCGCCAATGCCTGGGATGCCGGTGTCGACCGCAGCCTGATCCCGATCTGCCAGGACGGCGACGATTATTATTGCGTCGAAGAGGACGGCACGGTGGTGTTGTGGCAGGCCGAAGAAGAACTGATCGCCGAAGAAACCTGGGAATCGGTCTGGCACTGGGCGCGGGATGTCTGGCTGGAAAGCTGA
- a CDS encoding Tim44 domain-containing protein: MKRFLSIAMALCIGLTMAIDANAAKRFGGGKSSGAAPTHQTSQMAPSSAAGSTAATAGAAGAAGAATKASGASRWLGPLAGIAAGGLLASMFMGDGFQGMQFFDILIMAVIAFLAFRFFAARRRKQQEQLAPAGAPMQREVFNQQPASGSIFGGSAAPVAARPVINAPAWFNEQRFIEAARSHFMSLQQHWDANEMDKISEFVTPQLLEFLKRERAELGDGFQSTYIDNLHVQLDGVDDRADKTIATLTFSGVSKDSRFDKGEAFSESWNMERAQGDDQPWLVAGIRQNG; encoded by the coding sequence ATGAAACGTTTTCTTAGCATCGCCATGGCGTTGTGCATCGGCCTGACGATGGCCATCGACGCCAATGCCGCCAAGCGCTTTGGCGGTGGTAAAAGCTCGGGCGCTGCCCCGACTCACCAGACCAGCCAGATGGCGCCGTCCTCTGCCGCCGGGTCCACTGCTGCCACCGCAGGCGCGGCCGGTGCCGCAGGCGCAGCCACCAAGGCCAGCGGTGCTTCGCGCTGGCTCGGCCCCCTGGCCGGCATCGCCGCCGGTGGCCTGCTCGCCTCCATGTTCATGGGCGACGGCTTCCAGGGCATGCAGTTCTTCGACATCCTGATCATGGCGGTCATCGCCTTCCTGGCCTTCCGCTTCTTTGCCGCCCGTCGTCGCAAGCAGCAGGAGCAACTCGCTCCGGCCGGCGCGCCGATGCAGCGTGAAGTGTTCAACCAGCAGCCCGCCAGTGGTTCGATCTTCGGTGGCTCGGCAGCGCCTGTGGCCGCCCGTCCGGTCATCAATGCGCCGGCCTGGTTCAACGAGCAACGCTTCATCGAAGCCGCGCGCAGCCACTTCATGTCCCTGCAGCAACATTGGGACGCGAATGAAATGGACAAGATCTCCGAATTCGTGACCCCGCAACTGCTGGAGTTCCTCAAGCGCGAGCGGGCCGAGCTGGGTGATGGCTTCCAGTCCACTTACATCGATAACCTGCACGTGCAACTGGACGGCGTCGACGATCGCGCCGACAAGACCATCGCCACCCTGACCTTCAGCGGTGTGTCGAAGGATTCTCGCTTCGACAAGGGCGAAGCGTTCAGCGAAAGCTGGAACATGGAACGTGCCCAGGGCGATGACCAACCTTGGCTGGTGGCCGGTATCCGCCAGAACGGTTGA
- the uvrD gene encoding DNA helicase II has product MRDDLSLLLNSLNDAQRQAVAASVGRQLVLAGAGSGKTRVLVHRIAWLIQVENASPHSILSVTFTNKAAAEMRHRIEQLMGINPAGMWVGTFHGLAHRLLRAHWQEAGLSQTFQILDSDDQQRLVKRVIRELGLDEQRWPARQAQWFINGQKDEGLRPQHIQASGDLFLATMRSIYEAYEAACQRAGVIDFSELLLRALDLWRDHPGLLAHYQKRFRHVLVDEFQDTNAVQYAWLRLLAKGGDSLMVVGDDDQSIYGWRGAKIENIHQYSADFPDAEVIRLEQNYRSTAGILKAANALIANNTGRLGKELWTDGGEGEAINLYAAFNEHDEARYVVETIESALKTGLARSDIAILYRSNAQSRVLEEALLRERIPYRIYGGQRFFERAEIKNAMAYLRLIEGRGNDAALERVINVPTRGIGEKTVEAIRDHARHSHVSMWEAMHQLVANKGMTGRAAGALKAFMDLIEDLAAKCGEMPLHLMTQTVIEQSGLIAYHEAEKGEKGQARVENLEELVSAARNFENTEEDADLSPLAAFLGHASLEAGDTQADEHEDSIQLMTLHSAKGLEFPYVFLVGMEEGLFPHKMSLEEPGRLEEERRLAYVGITRAMQNLVLTYAETRRLYGSETYNKVSRFVREVPKGLIQEVRLSNSVSRPFGGGQQQSTSSLFGGSDIPETGFSLGQTVRHSVFGDGVILNFEGAGAQARVQVNFSEGSKWLMLGYAKLEAI; this is encoded by the coding sequence ATGCGCGATGATCTCTCCCTTCTGCTGAACTCCCTCAACGATGCCCAACGTCAGGCCGTAGCGGCCTCCGTGGGTCGTCAGTTGGTCCTGGCCGGTGCCGGTTCCGGTAAAACCCGAGTGCTGGTGCACCGTATCGCCTGGTTGATCCAGGTCGAGAACGCCTCGCCCCATTCGATCCTGTCGGTGACGTTCACCAACAAGGCCGCGGCCGAGATGCGCCATCGCATCGAGCAACTGATGGGCATCAACCCGGCCGGCATGTGGGTCGGCACGTTCCACGGCCTGGCGCACCGTTTGTTGCGGGCGCATTGGCAGGAAGCCGGGCTGAGCCAGACCTTCCAGATCCTGGACAGCGACGACCAGCAGCGCCTGGTCAAGCGGGTGATCCGCGAGCTGGGCCTGGACGAACAGCGCTGGCCCGCTCGCCAGGCCCAATGGTTCATCAACGGCCAGAAAGACGAAGGCCTGCGCCCGCAGCACATCCAGGCCAGTGGCGACCTGTTCCTGGCGACCATGCGCAGCATCTACGAAGCCTACGAGGCGGCGTGCCAGCGTGCTGGAGTCATCGACTTCTCCGAGCTGCTGCTACGGGCGCTGGACCTGTGGCGCGACCACCCAGGCCTGCTGGCCCATTACCAGAAGCGCTTCCGGCATGTCCTGGTGGACGAATTCCAGGACACCAACGCCGTGCAATATGCCTGGTTGCGCCTGCTCGCCAAGGGCGGCGACAGCCTGATGGTGGTGGGTGACGACGACCAGTCGATCTACGGCTGGCGCGGCGCCAAGATCGAGAACATTCACCAGTACTCGGCGGACTTTCCCGACGCCGAAGTCATCCGTCTGGAACAGAACTACCGCTCCACCGCCGGTATCCTCAAGGCCGCCAACGCCCTGATCGCCAACAATACCGGGCGCCTGGGCAAGGAATTGTGGACCGACGGCGGCGAAGGCGAAGCGATCAACCTCTATGCCGCCTTCAACGAGCACGACGAAGCCCGCTACGTGGTGGAAACCATCGAGAGCGCGCTGAAAACCGGCCTGGCCCGCAGCGATATCGCCATCCTGTATCGTTCCAACGCCCAGTCGCGGGTGCTGGAAGAGGCGTTGCTGCGCGAACGGATCCCGTACCGCATCTACGGCGGCCAGCGCTTCTTCGAGCGCGCCGAAATCAAGAACGCCATGGCCTACCTGCGCCTGATCGAAGGGCGCGGCAACGACGCGGCCCTGGAGCGGGTGATCAACGTGCCGACGCGGGGCATTGGCGAAAAAACCGTCGAAGCCATTCGTGATCACGCCCGCCACAGCCACGTGTCCATGTGGGAAGCCATGCACCAACTGGTCGCCAACAAAGGCATGACCGGTCGCGCCGCTGGCGCCCTGAAGGCCTTCATGGACCTGATCGAAGACCTGGCCGCCAAGTGCGGGGAAATGCCGCTGCACTTGATGACCCAGACGGTCATCGAGCAGTCCGGCCTGATCGCCTACCACGAAGCGGAAAAAGGCGAGAAAGGCCAGGCCCGGGTGGAAAACCTCGAGGAACTGGTCAGCGCCGCGCGCAACTTCGAGAACACTGAAGAAGACGCGGACCTGTCGCCGCTTGCGGCCTTCCTGGGCCACGCCTCTCTGGAGGCCGGTGACACCCAGGCGGACGAGCATGAAGACAGCATCCAGCTGATGACCCTGCACAGCGCCAAGGGCCTGGAATTCCCCTACGTGTTCCTCGTAGGCATGGAGGAAGGCCTGTTCCCTCACAAGATGAGCCTGGAAGAACCGGGACGCCTGGAAGAGGAACGGCGCCTGGCCTATGTCGGTATCACCCGCGCCATGCAGAACCTGGTACTGACCTACGCCGAAACCCGACGTCTGTATGGCAGTGAGACCTACAACAAGGTGTCGCGCTTCGTACGTGAAGTACCGAAGGGCCTGATCCAGGAAGTGCGGCTGTCCAACAGTGTCAGCCGTCCGTTCGGTGGTGGCCAGCAGCAAAGCACCAGCAGCCTGTTCGGCGGCAGCGACATCCCGGAAACCGGCTTCAGCCTCGGCCAGACCGTACGGCATTCGGTATTCGGCGACGGCGTGATCCTCAACTTCGAGGGTGCCGGCGCCCAGGCGCGGGTGCAGGTGAACTTCAGCGAAGGCAGCAAGTGGCTGATGCTGGGGTATGCCAAGCTGGAAGCAATCTAA